From a region of the Janthinobacterium sp. 61 genome:
- a CDS encoding LysR family transcriptional regulator, protein MSFLTLDLNLLRVFDAVMTEQNLTRAAGHLAMTQPAVSNAIKRLRESLGDELLIRTAYGVKPTPRAEALWPSVRSALASLEAAVTPETFDVSKTHATFRMAMADATAAFWLPSLMRSIEREAPGVNVRMMPLTTREPRPMLLRGDIDLAVGFFPGVAAQLSSETGSPIRHERLYSGKYVCVMRRGHPLADKELTLDNYCAANHLLVSFSGRAHGLIDEALSQIHRERRILLTVNQFFTAGRVVANSDLITVLPRHLIASTGMTESLLYKDLPLTLPAVHLDMLWHERDARSPAHKWLRNHLESMNTPTLRTATAAGGGVAPKPHIE, encoded by the coding sequence ATGAGTTTTCTGACGCTGGATCTGAACTTGCTGCGTGTTTTCGACGCCGTCATGACGGAACAAAACCTGACGCGCGCAGCCGGCCACCTGGCGATGACGCAGCCGGCGGTATCGAACGCCATCAAACGCCTGCGCGAGAGCCTGGGTGACGAATTGCTGATCCGCACGGCCTATGGCGTGAAACCCACGCCCCGTGCCGAAGCGCTGTGGCCGTCCGTGCGCTCGGCCCTGGCCAGCCTGGAAGCGGCCGTCACGCCGGAAACCTTCGACGTGTCGAAGACGCATGCCACCTTCCGCATGGCCATGGCCGATGCGACGGCCGCCTTCTGGCTGCCCTCGCTGATGCGTTCGATCGAACGGGAAGCACCGGGCGTCAACGTGCGCATGATGCCGCTGACCACGCGTGAACCGCGGCCCATGTTGCTACGCGGCGATATCGACCTGGCCGTGGGCTTCTTTCCCGGCGTGGCGGCGCAATTGTCGAGCGAAACGGGTTCGCCCATCCGCCACGAGCGCCTGTATTCCGGCAAGTATGTATGCGTGATGCGGCGCGGTCACCCGCTGGCCGACAAGGAATTGACCTTGGATAACTATTGCGCGGCAAACCATTTATTGGTGAGCTTTTCCGGCCGCGCGCATGGCTTGATCGACGAAGCGCTGTCACAGATCCACCGCGAACGACGCATCTTGCTGACGGTCAACCAGTTCTTCACGGCCGGACGGGTAGTGGCCAATTCCGACCTGATCACCGTCTTGCCGCGCCACCTGATCGCCTCGACGGGCATGACGGAGTCCCTGCTGTACAAGGATTTGCCATTGACCCTGCCGGCGGTCCACCTGGACATGCTGTGGCACGAACGCGACGCGCGCAGCCCTGCCCACAAATGGCTGCGTAATCATCTGGAAAGCATGAACACGCCCACTTTGCGCACGGCCACGGCGGCAGGCGGCGGCGTAGCGCCCAAACCGCATATTGAATAA